In one Gemmatimonadota bacterium genomic region, the following are encoded:
- a CDS encoding aminotransferase class V-fold PLP-dependent enzyme gives MGIASRRTFLEQLVGASAVVALRPTVSPAMPVPPVRLDESYWIDLKRQFTFPDQQIPMNSANMSPGPRTVVEAVTRATREVDADVSYQNRAQFDKIRETTRERTAQLLGVTADEIALVRNASEANNIVVAGLELRASDEVVLVDQNHPTNNVAWDVRAARFGFTVKRVSFPTPPGSVAEVIETMTAALTERTRVLAFTDVSANTGLLMPTAEICRAARARGIYVHVDGAQTFGALRRNLRELGCDSYTASGQKWILGPREIGILYLRAERIGALWPSVIGVGWGATATTVTRGARKFETMGQRNDATVAGLAAALDLHEQVGPARVEARIRDLGSRLYDGLRGNGFELVTPQPAALRHGVIIAKADDPTARRWHQRLYAGHHVIGSPTGGLRLSPNLCNTLADIDRAVQSLVAVRKEPG, from the coding sequence ATGGGTATCGCGTCCCGCCGCACCTTCCTGGAGCAACTGGTCGGAGCCTCGGCGGTGGTTGCTCTCCGGCCCACGGTCAGTCCGGCCATGCCGGTTCCGCCGGTCCGGTTGGATGAGTCTTATTGGATCGACCTCAAGCGCCAATTCACGTTTCCTGACCAGCAGATTCCGATGAACTCGGCCAACATGTCGCCGGGGCCCCGAACGGTGGTCGAGGCGGTGACCCGGGCCACTCGCGAGGTCGATGCCGATGTGTCCTATCAGAACCGGGCCCAGTTCGACAAAATCCGGGAAACGACTCGCGAGCGGACCGCGCAGCTGCTCGGCGTGACGGCCGACGAGATTGCCCTGGTTCGCAACGCCTCGGAAGCGAACAACATCGTGGTGGCCGGCCTCGAACTCCGGGCGAGCGACGAGGTGGTCCTGGTCGACCAAAACCATCCGACCAACAATGTGGCGTGGGATGTCCGGGCCGCCCGGTTCGGGTTCACGGTGAAGCGAGTGAGCTTTCCGACCCCGCCCGGGTCCGTCGCCGAGGTCATCGAGACGATGACCGCCGCGCTCACCGAGCGGACCCGGGTCCTCGCCTTCACCGATGTCTCAGCCAACACCGGGCTTCTGATGCCCACGGCGGAAATCTGTCGCGCTGCCCGGGCCCGGGGGATTTACGTCCATGTCGACGGCGCCCAGACGTTCGGGGCGCTCCGGCGGAATCTCCGAGAGCTTGGTTGCGATTCGTACACGGCGAGCGGCCAAAAATGGATCCTCGGGCCTCGGGAAATCGGGATTCTCTACCTGCGGGCCGAACGGATCGGGGCCCTCTGGCCCAGTGTGATCGGGGTGGGGTGGGGCGCCACCGCGACCACCGTGACCCGGGGCGCCAGGAAATTCGAAACCATGGGCCAACGCAACGATGCGACCGTGGCGGGCCTCGCGGCGGCGCTCGATCTCCACGAGCAGGTCGGCCCCGCGCGGGTCGAGGCGAGAATCCGGGACCTCGGGAGCCGACTGTACGACGGGTTGCGCGGGAACGGTTTCGAACTCGTCACGCCCCAGCCGGCGGCACTCCGTCACGGGGTCATCATCGCCAAGGCCGATGATCCAACAGCGCGGCGCTGGCACCAACGGCTCTATGCTGGCCATCACGTGATCGGCTCGCCGACCGGGGGATTGCGCCTGAGTCCCAATCTTTGCAATACCCTCGCCGACATCGACCGGGCGGTGCAATCGTTGGTGGCCGTCCGAAAGGAACCAGGGTAG
- a CDS encoding MBL fold metallo-hydrolase — protein MRFFRGALAVLVWLLAASVAAAQALELKFLDVGQADAILIQLGRRAVLVDASRGDDIVLVLAEQGVDSLVAAIGSHNHADHIGGMDAVLSSLPVGQYFFNHRPSANNNARSVEEWLARRGIQSPPLPWDPIMLGDVRITVFPSALTGASENNSSLGVLVERGSFRALLTGDSEVEALNAWMEAGIIPDVDVLKAAHHGARNGVTPGWIDRTKPEVVVISVGATNGYGHPDPAAMRYYQLHRRAVYRTDTDGTVTVTVDPDGNYQVTTAGPIPR, from the coding sequence GTGAGGTTCTTCCGCGGGGCGCTAGCGGTTCTGGTCTGGCTGCTGGCCGCCTCCGTCGCGGCGGCGCAGGCCCTCGAACTCAAGTTCCTCGATGTGGGCCAGGCCGACGCGATCTTGATTCAACTGGGCCGGCGCGCGGTGTTGGTTGACGCGAGTCGGGGCGACGACATCGTACTGGTCCTGGCCGAGCAGGGGGTCGACTCGTTGGTGGCCGCGATCGGAAGCCACAACCACGCCGACCATATCGGCGGCATGGACGCGGTACTTTCGAGTCTTCCGGTCGGCCAATACTTCTTCAATCACCGCCCGTCCGCCAACAACAATGCCCGATCGGTGGAAGAGTGGCTGGCCCGGCGGGGCATCCAAAGCCCGCCCCTCCCGTGGGATCCGATCATGCTTGGCGATGTCCGGATTACCGTCTTCCCGTCGGCGCTGACCGGGGCATCCGAGAACAACAGCAGCTTGGGCGTTTTGGTTGAGCGCGGCAGTTTCCGCGCTCTGCTCACCGGCGATAGCGAAGTCGAGGCGCTGAACGCCTGGATGGAAGCCGGGATTATTCCTGACGTGGATGTCCTCAAGGCCGCCCATCACGGTGCCCGGAACGGCGTGACGCCGGGGTGGATTGACCGCACCAAGCCCGAGGTGGTGGTGATCAGCGTCGGCGCCACGAACGGCTACGGCCATCCCGACCCGGCCGCGATGCGGTACTACCAGCTGCACCGCCGGGCGGTCTACCGCACCGACACCGACGGCACGGTCACGGTCACGGTCGATCCCGACGGCAACTATCAGGTCACCACGGCCGGGCCGATCCCCCGTTAG
- a CDS encoding amidohydrolase family protein — MTRRLMAGVMAVVVPALLFAQGRNPDGSLVQPDVALTNANVVDVRSGAIRRAVTVLVRAGRIVTVGAVDIGAGMTVVDLRGKYVVPGLMDAHTHLDNLAAARRALETGVTTVRSASVGSFRDVALREMSKAGFIAGPDVLAAGLFVSPNLEDAILSDPSLGNLIVGVTTTDRLRQLVRANLAHGVDVIKTRGTERAGRPETDPRQQTYTEAELRAVVDEAATKNVPVLAHAHGDEGAYAAVKAGVRSIEHGTYLSDSTLALMKARGTYLVATYSTLVDLVEPGGDYDDPVTKARGMYMMPRMEETFKKAHGLGIKMVTGADVSYTPLSITRVSHEVTNFVKLGMTPLEALRSATITAAELFRIEKKTGAIEPGLEADLIVVEDNPLEVVRTLQDVLFVMSNGRIAVDRLRFGKT, encoded by the coding sequence ATGACCCGCCGGCTGATGGCCGGAGTGATGGCGGTCGTCGTCCCGGCCTTGTTGTTCGCGCAGGGCCGGAATCCGGACGGGAGCTTGGTTCAGCCCGACGTGGCTCTGACCAACGCCAACGTCGTCGATGTGCGGTCCGGGGCCATTCGGCGCGCGGTCACGGTCCTGGTCAGAGCGGGCCGGATTGTGACGGTGGGCGCCGTCGACATCGGGGCTGGGATGACGGTCGTCGATCTGCGGGGCAAGTACGTGGTGCCCGGCTTGATGGATGCTCACACCCATCTCGACAACCTGGCCGCGGCCCGGCGGGCCCTCGAGACCGGGGTCACCACCGTTCGAAGCGCCAGTGTTGGATCGTTCCGGGACGTGGCGCTCCGAGAGATGTCGAAGGCCGGGTTCATTGCCGGCCCCGACGTGCTGGCGGCCGGCCTGTTCGTGTCGCCCAATCTCGAAGACGCGATCCTGTCCGACCCGTCGTTAGGTAATCTGATCGTCGGGGTCACGACCACTGACCGGCTCCGCCAGTTGGTCCGGGCCAACCTGGCCCATGGGGTCGACGTGATCAAAACTCGGGGTACCGAACGGGCCGGCCGGCCCGAGACCGACCCGCGCCAACAGACCTACACCGAGGCCGAGTTGCGCGCCGTCGTGGATGAAGCGGCAACGAAGAACGTCCCGGTGTTGGCCCATGCCCATGGCGATGAAGGGGCGTACGCCGCGGTGAAGGCGGGGGTCCGGAGTATCGAACACGGGACCTACCTGTCCGATTCGACGTTGGCGTTAATGAAGGCCCGGGGCACCTATCTCGTCGCCACGTATTCAACTCTGGTGGACTTGGTGGAACCCGGGGGCGACTACGACGATCCGGTGACCAAGGCCCGCGGCATGTACATGATGCCGCGGATGGAAGAGACCTTCAAGAAGGCCCACGGGCTCGGCATCAAGATGGTGACCGGCGCCGATGTCAGCTACACGCCGCTGAGCATCACCCGGGTGTCCCACGAGGTGACCAATTTCGTGAAGCTGGGCATGACGCCGCTCGAAGCGCTTCGGTCGGCGACGATCACGGCGGCCGAGCTGTTCCGAATCGAGAAGAAGACCGGGGCCATCGAGCCGGGGCTCGAGGCCGACCTGATCGTGGTCGAGGACAATCCGCTCGAGGTGGTGAGGACGTTGCAGGACGTGTTGTTCGTGATGAGCAACGGCCGGATTGCGGTCGACCGGCTTCGCTTTGGCAAAACCTGA
- a CDS encoding PQQ-dependent sugar dehydrogenase: MIRIALWSAALAAVLSSPALGQATVYRSAQHDFRIVPVAEGLMNPWSMAFLPGGDILVTERPGRLRIIRKGKLIEAPVPGVPPVVMRGQGGLLDVVLHPNFASNRLVYLSYSKPSGDSGAATTAVARGRFESDRLTGVEDIFVAVTKGAPGHFGSRLAFDKSGFLFITVGDRMVPSIGDLTAHPAQDLSNHQGKIIRLQADGKVPADNPFVGKEGARPESWSYGHRNSQGLAVHPETGEVWAVEHGPQGGDELNNIRKGLNYGWPVIGYGVNYGSGNAIHSGTHKTGMEQPANIWVPSIGISGLLFYTGDQFPNWKGSALVGGLSGDRLDRLTINGQKAELTEILFRRQGRIRDVRQGVDGFIYLAIDGESKPSSVVRLEPVVRH, encoded by the coding sequence ATGATTCGCATCGCACTGTGGTCCGCGGCGTTGGCCGCGGTGTTGTCCAGCCCGGCGCTCGGCCAGGCCACCGTCTACCGTTCCGCCCAGCACGATTTCCGGATTGTGCCGGTGGCGGAAGGGCTGATGAATCCCTGGTCCATGGCGTTTCTTCCGGGGGGAGATATCCTGGTAACCGAACGGCCCGGCCGGCTTCGGATCATCCGGAAGGGCAAGCTCATCGAGGCGCCGGTTCCGGGCGTTCCTCCGGTGGTGATGCGGGGCCAGGGCGGCCTCCTCGACGTCGTGCTCCATCCGAACTTCGCCTCAAACCGGCTGGTGTACCTGAGCTATTCGAAGCCCTCGGGCGATAGCGGCGCCGCGACCACAGCTGTGGCGCGCGGCCGGTTCGAGAGCGACCGCCTCACGGGAGTGGAAGACATCTTCGTCGCGGTCACCAAGGGCGCGCCGGGTCACTTCGGATCTCGGCTCGCGTTCGACAAGAGCGGGTTCTTGTTCATCACCGTCGGTGACCGAATGGTACCGTCCATCGGCGATCTGACGGCCCATCCGGCCCAGGATCTGTCGAACCACCAGGGCAAGATCATTCGGCTTCAGGCCGACGGGAAAGTGCCGGCCGACAATCCCTTCGTTGGGAAAGAAGGCGCCCGGCCCGAAAGCTGGAGCTACGGCCATCGGAACTCGCAGGGTTTGGCTGTGCATCCCGAGACCGGCGAAGTCTGGGCCGTGGAGCACGGACCGCAGGGCGGCGATGAGCTGAACAACATCCGGAAGGGCCTGAACTACGGCTGGCCGGTCATCGGCTACGGGGTGAATTATGGGAGCGGCAACGCCATCCACAGCGGCACCCACAAAACCGGCATGGAACAGCCCGCCAACATCTGGGTTCCGTCGATCGGGATCTCGGGCCTCCTGTTCTACACCGGCGATCAGTTCCCAAATTGGAAAGGCAGCGCGTTGGTCGGTGGCTTGAGCGGCGACCGACTCGACCGCCTGACAATTAACGGGCAGAAGGCCGAGTTGACCGAGATTCTTTTCCGCCGGCAGGGCCGGATTCGGGACGTCCGGCAAGGAGTCGACGGGTTCATCTATCTCGCCATCGACGGGGAGAGCAAGCCGTCCTCGGTGGTCCGGTTGGAGCCGGTTGTCCGGCACTAA
- a CDS encoding DUF305 domain-containing protein: MTSSPDANAMTPTKAARGVALVTLAVLAACGGPVRSSAPAPLVRPAPAVSAADIEFMSGMIPHHAQAVKIAGWTVSHGARSDIRILAERIIVAQRDEIALMQAWLRDRGQPVPAADATHHRMIMDGAAHDMLMPGMLTDEELAALDQARGSAYDRLFLTHMIKHHEGAITMVDRLFAADGAGQDEVVFRFGSDVHADQGTEIERMQSMLATIPK, translated from the coding sequence GTGACTTCATCTCCCGACGCCAACGCCATGACGCCAACCAAGGCCGCCCGTGGCGTGGCTCTGGTCACGCTAGCGGTCTTGGCGGCTTGCGGCGGGCCGGTGCGTTCCTCGGCTCCCGCCCCGTTGGTCCGGCCGGCTCCCGCGGTCTCGGCGGCCGATATTGAGTTCATGTCCGGCATGATTCCCCACCACGCTCAGGCCGTCAAGATCGCCGGCTGGACCGTGAGCCACGGAGCCCGTTCTGACATCCGGATTTTGGCTGAGCGGATCATCGTGGCCCAACGCGACGAAATCGCGCTGATGCAGGCCTGGCTCCGGGATCGCGGGCAACCGGTCCCGGCGGCCGATGCCACCCACCACCGGATGATCATGGACGGCGCCGCTCACGACATGTTGATGCCGGGGATGCTGACCGACGAGGAGCTTGCGGCGCTCGATCAGGCCCGCGGCTCGGCCTATGACCGGTTGTTTCTGACCCACATGATCAAGCATCACGAAGGCGCGATCACCATGGTCGACCGCCTCTTTGCCGCAGACGGCGCCGGCCAGGACGAAGTGGTGTTCCGATTCGGATCCGATGTTCACGCCGACCAGGGTACCGAAATCGAGCGAATGCAGTCGATGCTGGCAACAATTCCCAAGTGA
- a CDS encoding ATP-binding protein: MKRAAAALLRSYLTTFPCVALLGVRQCGKTTLLHTLSPGWKQLDLERRADHAVVARDPDLFFRLNPRQVALDEAQVLPGLFPALRVAIDDRRAEKGRFVITGASSPALIRSVSESLAGRVGIIEMAPFSWEEVSNTTGRDSLLRRLVDRKARPEDLTDGLKARGSQAKVQDFWFRGGFPEPWLDPAPSFRARWVEQYIQTYLLRDVKRLFPGLDDVRFRRFLEMLGGLSGRILNYAEVARALGVSQPTARDYFEIAHGTFVWRMIPAYARNVVKRVVKHPRGYLRDSGLLHALLRIPDSDALQSHPQVGASWEGMVVEEIHRQLNAEGTAVEVSYYRTGAGAEVDLVLEGDFGRVAVEIKHTSVVNPRDLRGLRDFVTEQKARLGIVINNDTVPRRYDDRLIGLPFSWL; this comes from the coding sequence ATGAAACGCGCCGCCGCCGCCCTGCTCCGGTCCTATCTAACGACGTTTCCCTGCGTCGCCCTGCTGGGGGTTCGGCAGTGCGGCAAGACGACCCTGCTCCACACCTTGTCGCCCGGCTGGAAGCAGCTCGATTTGGAGCGACGAGCCGACCACGCCGTGGTGGCTCGCGACCCGGATTTGTTCTTCCGTTTGAACCCTCGGCAGGTGGCGTTGGACGAGGCCCAGGTCCTCCCTGGTCTATTTCCGGCGCTGCGGGTGGCGATCGACGACCGCCGAGCCGAAAAGGGCCGGTTCGTCATCACCGGGGCGAGTTCGCCGGCGCTGATCCGGTCGGTGTCGGAGAGTCTGGCCGGCCGGGTCGGGATCATCGAGATGGCGCCGTTCTCGTGGGAAGAGGTCAGCAACACGACGGGTCGGGATTCGCTCCTCCGCCGGCTCGTCGATCGGAAGGCTCGGCCCGAGGACTTGACCGACGGCCTCAAGGCGCGAGGCAGTCAGGCGAAGGTGCAGGATTTCTGGTTTCGAGGCGGGTTCCCGGAGCCGTGGCTCGATCCGGCGCCGTCGTTTCGGGCCCGGTGGGTCGAACAGTACATCCAGACCTATTTGCTTCGGGACGTCAAGCGGCTCTTTCCCGGCCTCGACGACGTCCGATTCCGGCGGTTCCTCGAGATGTTAGGCGGGCTGTCCGGCCGGATCTTGAACTACGCCGAGGTGGCCCGGGCGCTCGGGGTTTCGCAGCCGACGGCGCGGGATTATTTCGAGATTGCCCACGGAACCTTCGTGTGGCGGATGATTCCGGCCTATGCCCGGAACGTGGTGAAGCGGGTGGTCAAACATCCGAGAGGCTATCTCCGCGACAGCGGCTTGCTGCATGCCTTGCTCCGAATTCCCGACAGCGATGCCCTACAGAGCCATCCGCAGGTCGGAGCGTCGTGGGAGGGCATGGTGGTGGAAGAGATTCACCGGCAGCTGAATGCGGAGGGGACGGCGGTTGAGGTGTCGTACTACCGGACGGGGGCGGGTGCGGAGGTGGACCTGGTCCTCGAGGGTGACTTCGGGCGGGTGGCGGTTGAGATCAAGCACACCTCGGTGGTCAACCCCCGTGACCTCCGGGGGCTCCGGGACTTCGTGACCGAGCAGAAGGCCCGGCTCGGGATCGTGATCAACAACGACACCGTGCCCCGGCGGTACGATGACCGGTTGATCGGCCTGCCGTTCTCATGGCTCTAG
- a CDS encoding FtsX-like permease family protein encodes MTRPPLRIAVRSLMRAPGFAVTAILTLALGIGLSTAVFTVAAAILIRRLPMGDQDRLVVLWSETREHTANWPFAIDDVREITRRRGAIEQAGFVGYYGSAPETIRDGDQVYRLRRSLVSGNFFDVLQTWPVLGRGLRAEDDLPGAALVAVLSHRAWRQRFGGDPAIVGRQLLIHDTGRAYRIVGVMPQGLDYPEATDFWAPLVATSTGTADSLNLVSLHLVGRLRAGASRPDAEAELTSYLQRPEAPAWSREFRGAGQDLPSLILGHTKPAVLIFAAAAVLLLLLTCINVANLLLVRGLGRSREFAVRSALGAGRRRLVAELLLESVLLALAGGALGVGLALAAVRGFVAVAPGDIPRLDEIRLNGWAILAAIGITTAATMLFALAPAFATSRVTLPDVLRAGARQSGGGRRVRIVTEGLVAAQIALAVMVLVAAGLIGKSLLKLERVDLAFEPTRVLIGELALPVVATDGVAKQLALLDGVLARVAAVPGVEAVSPALTVPFAPTGFGIAGFLAKPGQTKDESAKNPLLNMEVIAPNYFTTLGIPVLRGRPFSAGDLNGGTPVVIISESAARHYWPGADPLGQTLLFGPTDPPLTVVGVVPNTRYRELRTARASVYFPLRQSGFPVIPLTLVIRTAGPPASIVIAVRNAIAEGSAALASASPLEMLLDQPRAQPRLNAILLAVFAATAVTLAAVGLFGVITTMVRHRTAEFGIRMALGGTPGGIRRLVMGRGLAIAAAGTATGIGGALVTSRLLTDLLFEVGPSDLLTLGIGTALILGVAALASWLPARAAMALDPGATLRSDR; translated from the coding sequence GTGACGCGACCCCCCCTCCGCATCGCCGTGCGCAGCCTGATGCGCGCGCCCGGCTTCGCCGTGACCGCCATTCTCACCCTAGCCCTCGGCATCGGTCTCTCGACCGCGGTCTTCACCGTCGCCGCCGCCATCCTGATTCGCCGCCTTCCCATGGGCGACCAAGACCGCCTCGTCGTCCTCTGGAGTGAAACCCGCGAGCACACCGCCAACTGGCCGTTCGCCATCGACGATGTCCGGGAGATTACCCGGCGCCGAGGCGCGATCGAGCAGGCCGGTTTCGTCGGGTACTACGGCTCCGCCCCCGAGACGATCCGAGACGGCGACCAGGTCTACCGGCTCCGCCGTTCTCTGGTGTCCGGCAACTTCTTCGACGTGCTCCAAACCTGGCCAGTGCTCGGCCGCGGCCTGCGGGCCGAGGATGACCTCCCCGGCGCGGCACTCGTCGCGGTCTTGAGCCACCGCGCTTGGCGCCAACGGTTCGGCGGCGACCCGGCCATCGTCGGCCGGCAGCTCCTGATCCACGACACCGGCCGAGCCTACCGAATCGTCGGCGTCATGCCCCAAGGACTCGACTATCCGGAGGCCACCGATTTCTGGGCGCCCCTCGTGGCCACCAGCACCGGAACGGCGGACTCACTCAACCTGGTCTCGCTTCATCTGGTCGGCCGGCTTCGCGCCGGCGCGTCGAGGCCGGACGCCGAAGCGGAACTGACGAGCTATCTCCAACGACCCGAGGCGCCGGCATGGTCGCGGGAATTTCGGGGCGCGGGACAAGACCTTCCGTCCCTGATCCTCGGCCACACCAAACCGGCCGTGCTGATCTTCGCGGCCGCGGCCGTTCTGCTGCTGCTCCTCACCTGCATCAACGTGGCCAACCTCCTCCTCGTCCGCGGGCTCGGCCGGAGCCGGGAGTTCGCGGTTCGATCGGCGCTCGGCGCGGGCCGGCGCCGCCTGGTCGCCGAGCTGCTGTTGGAGAGCGTCCTGCTCGCGCTGGCCGGCGGAGCTCTCGGCGTCGGCCTCGCCCTCGCGGCCGTGCGGGGTTTCGTCGCCGTTGCGCCCGGCGACATCCCCCGCCTCGACGAAATCCGCCTGAACGGCTGGGCCATCCTGGCTGCGATCGGCATTACGACCGCGGCCACGATGCTGTTCGCCCTGGCCCCGGCCTTCGCGACATCGCGGGTCACCCTGCCAGACGTGCTTCGGGCCGGCGCCCGCCAAAGCGGGGGAGGCCGGCGGGTCCGGATCGTGACGGAAGGGCTGGTCGCCGCCCAGATCGCGCTCGCGGTCATGGTCCTGGTCGCCGCCGGACTGATCGGGAAGAGCCTGCTGAAGTTGGAGCGGGTCGATCTCGCCTTCGAGCCGACCCGGGTCCTGATCGGTGAACTGGCGCTTCCTGTGGTGGCGACCGATGGCGTTGCCAAACAGCTCGCCCTCCTCGACGGCGTGCTGGCCCGGGTGGCGGCGGTTCCGGGGGTGGAAGCCGTGTCGCCGGCGCTCACGGTTCCATTCGCCCCGACCGGATTCGGGATCGCCGGATTCCTCGCCAAGCCCGGTCAGACGAAAGACGAGTCGGCCAAGAACCCATTGCTCAACATGGAAGTCATCGCCCCGAACTACTTCACCACCCTCGGCATTCCGGTCCTCCGCGGGCGACCGTTCTCGGCCGGCGACCTCAACGGCGGCACCCCGGTGGTGATCATCAGCGAGTCGGCCGCGCGCCACTACTGGCCCGGCGCCGACCCGCTCGGCCAGACGCTGTTGTTCGGGCCGACTGATCCGCCGCTCACCGTGGTGGGCGTCGTGCCTAACACCCGCTACCGCGAACTCCGCACTGCCCGCGCCAGCGTCTATTTCCCCCTTCGGCAGTCGGGGTTCCCGGTGATCCCGTTGACCCTGGTCATTCGGACGGCCGGACCGCCGGCCTCGATCGTAATCGCGGTCCGAAACGCGATCGCCGAGGGGAGTGCGGCCCTGGCAAGCGCATCACCGCTCGAGATGCTACTGGACCAACCGCGAGCCCAACCCCGATTGAACGCGATCCTCTTGGCCGTCTTTGCGGCGACGGCCGTCACTCTCGCCGCCGTCGGCCTGTTCGGCGTGATTACGACGATGGTGCGCCACCGGACCGCTGAGTTCGGGATCCGAATGGCCCTGGGCGGAACGCCGGGCGGGATCCGCCGGCTGGTCATGGGTCGCGGCTTGGCGATCGCGGCGGCGGGAACGGCCACGGGGATCGGAGGGGCCTTGGTGACGAGTCGCCTGCTCACCGACCTCCTGTTTGAGGTCGGCCCGTCAGACCTCCTCACCCTCGGCATCGGGACGGCGCTGATCCTTGGTGTCGCGGCCCTCGCCAGTTGGCTCCCGGCTCGGGCAGCTATGGCCCTCGACCCCGGAGCCACCCTTCGTTCGGACCGTTAG
- a CDS encoding 4-hydroxybutyryl-CoA dehydratase → MPDPQAPIATGAQYLESLRNRGLVVYLFGERVTEPVDHPIIRPSINAVAETYDLAATDPALATAVSPYTGGPVNRFLHIATSANDLVLQNRMQRRLGQLTGTCFQRCVGMDAFNALHSVTHEIDAGHGTQYHRRLIEFLTTMQRLNLVVGGAMTDVKGDRSLAPHQQADPDLYLRIVRRSEAGVWVSGAKAHQTGCLNSHWLIVMPTLRLGPKDRDYAVAGAIPVDAPGLTYVYGRQSCDTRSAEPDDLDQGNARFSGQEALIIFEDVFIPADRLFMDGEVEFAAMLVERFTCYHRRSYVCKTGVGDVLIGAAAAIAEANGVAKASHIRDKLVEMTHLNETVFGTGMAASHLATTTASGAVLPDDMLANVCKHHVTTVPYQLGRLAQDLAGGLVATLPSAPDFRHPEIGPKLLKYLRGNPAVSTEDRVRLLRLIENMTMGRNAVGYLTESMHGAGSPQAQRIQIERGADLETKKALARKLAGISVT, encoded by the coding sequence ATGCCCGATCCCCAAGCCCCGATCGCCACCGGGGCCCAGTACCTTGAGAGCCTCCGGAACCGCGGTCTCGTCGTGTACCTCTTCGGCGAGCGGGTGACCGAGCCGGTCGATCACCCGATCATCCGCCCGTCGATCAACGCCGTGGCCGAAACGTACGATCTGGCCGCGACGGACCCCGCGCTCGCCACCGCGGTCTCGCCCTATACCGGCGGCCCGGTCAACCGGTTCCTCCATATCGCCACCTCGGCCAACGATCTGGTCCTCCAGAACCGGATGCAACGCCGGCTCGGCCAGCTGACCGGGACCTGTTTTCAGCGCTGTGTCGGGATGGACGCGTTCAACGCGCTCCATTCGGTGACCCATGAGATCGACGCGGGCCACGGAACCCAATACCACCGCCGGTTGATCGAGTTCCTGACCACGATGCAGCGGCTGAACCTCGTGGTCGGCGGGGCCATGACCGACGTCAAGGGCGACCGGAGCCTGGCGCCGCACCAACAGGCCGATCCGGATCTTTACCTTCGGATCGTTCGGCGATCCGAGGCTGGCGTATGGGTCAGCGGCGCCAAGGCGCACCAGACCGGTTGTCTCAATTCCCACTGGCTGATCGTGATGCCGACGCTCCGGCTCGGTCCGAAAGACCGGGACTACGCGGTGGCCGGCGCTATTCCAGTCGATGCGCCGGGCCTGACCTATGTATACGGGCGCCAGTCGTGCGACACCCGGAGCGCCGAGCCCGACGATCTCGATCAGGGCAACGCCCGGTTCAGCGGCCAGGAGGCGTTGATCATTTTCGAGGACGTGTTCATTCCCGCGGACCGCCTCTTCATGGACGGCGAAGTGGAGTTCGCGGCGATGTTGGTGGAGCGGTTCACCTGCTATCACCGACGGAGCTACGTCTGCAAAACCGGGGTCGGCGATGTCTTGATCGGCGCGGCGGCCGCGATCGCCGAGGCCAATGGGGTGGCCAAGGCTTCGCATATCCGGGACAAGCTGGTCGAGATGACCCATCTCAACGAGACCGTGTTCGGGACCGGCATGGCGGCCAGTCACCTGGCCACGACGACGGCGTCGGGCGCCGTCCTGCCCGACGACATGCTGGCGAACGTCTGCAAACACCACGTGACCACGGTGCCGTATCAGCTGGGGCGGTTGGCGCAGGACCTGGCTGGTGGTCTGGTGGCCACGTTACCCTCGGCCCCGGATTTCCGGCATCCGGAAATCGGTCCAAAACTACTCAAGTACTTGCGTGGCAACCCCGCGGTGTCGACCGAGGACCGGGTTCGGCTGCTCCGGCTGATCGAGAACATGACGATGGGACGGAACGCGGTCGGTTACTTGACCGAGTCGATGCATGGAGCTGGGTCGCCTCAAGCGCAGCGGATTCAGATCGAGCGGGGCGCCGACCTCGAAACCAAAAAAGCTCTAGCGCGGAAGTTAGCTGGGATCAGTGTGACCTAA